The proteins below come from a single Archangium lipolyticum genomic window:
- a CDS encoding D-alanine--D-alanine ligase family protein: MRIALTYNLKLSDSEDEAEFDTQETVNTLAAAIERLGHRLERFEVSGPASRTVARLEAYSPDLIFNIAEGRRGRFREAFYPALFEELGFAYTGSDAYALAVTLDKQLTKLVLSKHGIRTPGWQFVEKLNELKVEDLRFPVIIKPNFEGSSKGITQDSVAETVEQAREKVTQALARYPAGVLVEEFISGTDITVPYLAAVQNDHDGVLSPTEYDIDPAAIAGRKYAIYDYELKTKKDSAVKVRAPARLSPKVAEEMRNMSKKIFQVLDCRDLGRIDFRLSDAGVPYFLELNALPSLEQGAGIYAAAALEGIHLDGVVSAIIQSAARRYKIKDGKRQGKPARKSGPLRVGFTYNVKRVKPVAADGSALEDSEAEYDSPTTLQAIREAIASWGHEVVDLEATAELPSVLASTPLDIVFNIAEGFKGRNRESQVPAMLELLDIPYTGSDPATLSIALDKALAKKIVRQAGIHTPNFQLMHTGKERLDKQFTSFPLIVKPVAEGSSKGVVSKSVCHNEAELRDVVKEIVTKYQQPALIEEYIGGREFTVGLLGERRPRVLPPMEIVFLDKEDRTPIYSFQHKLDWNDRIRYDAPAKIEPALLEKLRAAARGSFMALGCRDVARIDFRMDDKGRIYFIECNPLPGLTPGWSDLVLIAQGAGMDYRGLIGEIMAPAIRRYKEREARRAADESALMKLSMEKAAIDKATLAEEKVGAVAVSGSGSSSSSGEAPPRMEMKA; encoded by the coding sequence TTGCGCATCGCGCTGACCTACAACCTCAAGCTGTCCGACTCGGAAGACGAGGCGGAGTTCGACACGCAGGAGACGGTGAACACGCTGGCGGCGGCCATCGAGCGGCTCGGCCACCGGCTGGAGCGCTTCGAGGTGAGTGGACCCGCCTCGCGCACCGTCGCCCGGCTCGAGGCGTACAGCCCGGATCTCATCTTCAACATAGCCGAGGGCCGCCGTGGCCGCTTCCGCGAGGCCTTCTATCCGGCGCTCTTCGAGGAGCTCGGGTTCGCCTACACGGGCTCGGACGCCTACGCGCTGGCGGTGACGTTGGACAAGCAGCTCACCAAGCTGGTGCTGTCCAAGCACGGCATCCGCACGCCGGGCTGGCAGTTCGTGGAGAAGCTCAACGAGCTCAAGGTCGAGGACCTGCGCTTCCCGGTCATCATCAAGCCCAACTTCGAGGGCTCGTCCAAGGGCATCACGCAGGACTCGGTGGCCGAGACGGTGGAGCAGGCGCGCGAGAAGGTGACGCAGGCGCTGGCGCGCTACCCGGCGGGCGTGCTGGTGGAGGAGTTCATCAGCGGCACGGACATCACCGTCCCGTACCTGGCGGCGGTGCAGAACGATCATGACGGCGTGCTCAGCCCGACCGAGTACGACATCGATCCGGCGGCCATCGCCGGACGCAAGTACGCCATCTACGATTACGAGCTGAAGACGAAGAAGGACAGCGCGGTGAAGGTGCGCGCCCCGGCCAGACTTTCTCCGAAGGTGGCCGAGGAGATGCGCAACATGTCGAAGAAGATCTTCCAGGTGCTCGACTGCAGGGACCTGGGGCGGATCGACTTCCGGCTGAGCGACGCGGGCGTGCCGTACTTCCTGGAGCTCAACGCGCTGCCCAGCCTGGAGCAGGGAGCGGGCATCTACGCGGCGGCGGCGCTGGAGGGCATCCACCTGGACGGGGTGGTGAGCGCCATCATCCAGAGCGCGGCGCGGCGCTACAAGATCAAGGATGGCAAGCGCCAGGGCAAGCCGGCGCGCAAGTCGGGACCGCTGCGCGTGGGCTTCACCTACAACGTGAAGCGCGTGAAGCCGGTGGCGGCGGACGGCTCGGCGTTGGAGGACAGCGAGGCCGAGTACGACTCGCCGACCACGCTGCAGGCCATCCGTGAGGCGATTGCCTCGTGGGGCCACGAGGTGGTGGATCTGGAGGCCACGGCGGAGCTTCCGAGCGTGCTGGCGAGCACGCCGTTGGACATCGTGTTCAACATCGCGGAGGGCTTCAAGGGCCGCAACCGCGAGAGCCAGGTGCCGGCGATGCTGGAGCTGCTGGACATCCCGTACACGGGAAGCGATCCAGCCACGCTCTCCATCGCGTTGGACAAGGCGCTGGCGAAGAAGATCGTCCGCCAGGCGGGAATCCACACGCCGAACTTCCAGCTCATGCACACGGGCAAGGAGCGGCTGGACAAGCAGTTCACCAGCTTCCCGCTGATCGTGAAGCCGGTGGCCGAGGGCTCCTCGAAGGGCGTGGTGAGCAAGAGCGTGTGCCACAACGAGGCGGAGCTGCGGGATGTGGTGAAGGAGATCGTCACCAAGTACCAGCAGCCGGCGCTGATCGAGGAGTACATCGGCGGGCGCGAGTTCACGGTGGGCCTCTTGGGCGAGCGGCGTCCGCGCGTGCTGCCGCCGATGGAGATCGTCTTCCTGGACAAGGAGGACCGGACGCCCATCTACAGCTTCCAGCACAAGCTGGATTGGAACGATCGCATCCGGTACGATGCGCCAGCGAAGATCGAGCCGGCGCTGTTGGAGAAGCTGCGGGCGGCGGCGCGAGGCTCGTTCATGGCACTGGGGTGCCGGGACGTGGCGCGCATCGACTTCCGCATGGACGACAAGGGCCGTATCTACTTCATCGAGTGCAACCCGCTGCCGGGCCTGACGCCGGGGTGGAGCGACCTGGTGCTGATCGCGCAGGGGGCGGGCATGGACTACCGGGGGCTCATTGGGGAGATCATGGCCCCGGCGATCCGCCGCTACAAGGAGCGCGAGGCCCGTCGCGCCGCCGACGAGAGCGCTCTGATGAAGCTGTCGATGGAGAAGGCCGCGATCGACAAGGCCACGCTGGCCGAGGAGAAGGTGGGGGCTGTTGCCGTGAGTGGCTCGGGTTCCTCCTCGTCCTCCGGTGAAGCGCCTCCTCGCATGGAGATGAAGGCCTGA
- the hemB gene encoding porphobilinogen synthase, with translation MAYPIHRPRRLRRSAVLREMVRETTLAPSDFIYPLFVVEGRDIRRPISSMPGVFNLSLEHAVAEAKQAKALGVPAVLLFGIPDHKDARGSQAYAREGIVQRAVREIKNAIPDMLVIVDVCLCEYTDHGHCGVIEGGHVANDATLPLLAQMAVTCAQAGADIIAPSDMMDGRVAAIRSALDEVKLTEVPILSYAAKYASGFYGPFREAAQSTPQFGDRRTHQMDPGNVREALKEVDLDMEEGADMIMVKPALSYLDVIHRVRERVDVPVVAYNVSAEYSMVKAAAQNGWVDGDRLMLEILTSIKRAGSDLIITYHSLEAAKLLG, from the coding sequence TGGTGCGAGAGACCACGCTCGCCCCCTCGGACTTCATCTATCCGCTGTTCGTCGTGGAGGGCCGGGACATCCGCCGTCCCATCTCCTCCATGCCGGGCGTCTTCAACCTCTCGCTGGAGCACGCCGTCGCCGAGGCGAAGCAGGCCAAGGCGCTCGGAGTGCCCGCGGTGCTCCTGTTCGGCATCCCGGATCACAAGGATGCCCGGGGCTCGCAGGCGTACGCGCGCGAGGGCATCGTCCAGCGCGCCGTCCGGGAGATCAAGAACGCCATCCCGGACATGCTCGTCATCGTGGACGTGTGTCTGTGCGAGTACACCGACCATGGCCACTGCGGTGTCATCGAGGGCGGCCATGTCGCCAATGACGCCACGCTGCCGCTGCTGGCGCAGATGGCGGTGACGTGCGCCCAGGCCGGCGCGGACATCATCGCCCCCTCGGACATGATGGACGGGCGCGTGGCCGCCATCCGCTCGGCGCTGGACGAGGTGAAGCTCACCGAGGTGCCCATCCTCTCCTATGCGGCCAAGTACGCCTCGGGCTTCTACGGGCCCTTCCGCGAGGCGGCCCAGAGCACGCCCCAGTTCGGCGATCGCCGCACCCACCAGATGGATCCGGGCAACGTGCGCGAGGCCCTCAAGGAGGTGGACCTGGACATGGAGGAGGGCGCGGACATGATCATGGTGAAGCCCGCGCTGTCCTACCTGGACGTCATCCACCGGGTGCGCGAGCGCGTCGACGTGCCGGTGGTGGCCTACAACGTGTCCGCCGAGTACTCCATGGTGAAGGCCGCCGCCCAGAACGGGTGGGTCGACGGAGATCGCCTGATGCTGGAGATTCTCACCTCCATCAAGCGCGCGGGCTCGGACCTCATCATCACCTACCACTCGCTCGAAGCCGCGAAGCTGCTCGGTTGA
- a CDS encoding RDD family protein, protein MRVVPNGEELGSPYPKASLWMRLGARIVDVAVAWGLYVVCGAAGGVVALLFLLLADGMLQGQSVGKRIFGVKVMHLPTRSAARHRDSTLRNAPLALIVLLGMMPPPLGAVACMAGLVVIGGVEALRVVRDPLGWRLGDTWAQTQVVDGKVVAGATVAARTPVTAARVPGRFLSAARVRRRRTIEKSRRGKPCASR, encoded by the coding sequence CTGCGCGTGGTGCCCAACGGCGAGGAGCTGGGCTCGCCCTATCCCAAGGCCTCGCTGTGGATGCGGCTGGGCGCGCGCATCGTGGACGTGGCGGTGGCGTGGGGTCTCTACGTGGTATGTGGCGCCGCCGGTGGCGTGGTGGCGCTGCTCTTCCTGCTGCTGGCCGATGGAATGCTCCAGGGGCAGAGCGTGGGGAAACGCATCTTCGGTGTGAAGGTGATGCACCTGCCCACGCGCTCCGCGGCACGCCACCGGGACAGCACCCTGCGCAACGCGCCGCTGGCGCTCATCGTGCTGCTGGGGATGATGCCGCCGCCGCTGGGAGCGGTGGCGTGCATGGCCGGGCTGGTGGTCATCGGTGGAGTGGAGGCCCTGCGCGTGGTGAGGGATCCGCTCGGCTGGCGGCTCGGCGATACCTGGGCGCAGACGCAGGTGGTGGATGGGAAGGTCGTCGCCGGAGCAACCGTTGCAGCACGCACGCCCGTGACGGCCGCTCGCGTCCCGGGAAGATTCTTGTCCGCGGCGCGGGTTCGCCGTCGCCGCACTATCGAGAAGTCCAGAAGGGGAAAGCCTTGCGCATCGCGCTGA